GGGATGTTCTCCAGGAAGCGGGCCGCCTGGTTGGCGGTCATGTCGAGGACCTCGGCGATGTTCTTCCCCTTGTAGCGCACCTCGAGGGTCTCCCGGTTGTAGCGCGAGCCCTTGCACACCTCGCAGGTGACGAAGACGTCGGGGAGGAAGTGCATCTCGATCTTCAAAATGCCGTCGCCCTGGCAGGCTTCGCAGCGCCCCCCCTTGACGTTGAAGGAGAAGCGCCCCGGCTTGAAGCCGCGCACCTTGGCGTCGGGCAGGCCGGCGAAGAGGTCGCGGACGTCGGTGAAGACCCCGGTGTAGGTGGCCGGGTTGGAGCGGGGGGTGCGGCCGATGGGGGACTGGTCGATGTCGATGACCTTGTCGAGCATGTCCAGGCCGAGGATGTCGTCGACCCGGCCGGCCTTATTGCGGGAGCGGTAGAGTCTTTGGGAGAGCGCCTTGTACAGGGTGTCGAGAACGAGGGTGGACTTGCCCGAGCCGGAGACCCCGGTGACGCAGGTCATCACCCCGAGGGGGATCTTCACGTCGATCCCCCGGAGGTTGTTCTCCCGGGCCCCCCGCACCTCCAGGAAGCGTTCGCTGCGGCGCCGCTCCTGCGGGACCTCGATCGACAGCTCTCCGGTGAGGTAGCGGCCGGTGAGGGAGGCGGGGTCTTCCATGATCTGCTTCGGGGTGCCCTGGGCCACCACCCTGCCGCCCTTCAGGCCCGCCCCGGGGCCCATGTCGAGCACGTAGTCCGCCTCGAGGATCGTCTCCTCGTCGTGCTCCACCACGAGCACGGTGTTGCCAATATCCCGCAGCCGCTTCAGGGTCTCCAGCAGGCGCCGGTTGTCCCGCTGGTGCAGGCCGATGGAGGGCTCGTCGAGGATGTACAGCACCCCGACCAGCGAGGAGCCGACCTGGGTGGCGAGGCGGATGCGCTGGCCCTCCCCGCCCGAGAGGGTCCCCGCCGAGCGGCTCAGGCTCAGGTAGTCGAGCCCCACGTGGACGAGGAAAGAGAGGCGCTGGCGGATCTCCTTGAGCACCCGCCGGCCGATCTCCGCCTCCCGCTCGGCCAGCTCGAGGCCGGCGAAGAAGCCCTCGGCCTCGGTCACCGACAGAGCGCAGACCTCGCTGATGCTCTTCTCCCCGACCCGCACGCAGAGGGACTCCCGGCGCAGCCGGGCCCCGTCGCAGCTCGGGCAGGGCATCACGTTCATGAAGCGCTCGAGGTTCTCCCGCACGTTCTCCGAGTCGGTCTCCCGGTAGCGCCGCTCCAGGTTCGGGATCACCCCCTCGAAGGGCTTGGTGTAGAAATGGCGGCGCCCCCCCTGGTCGAACCAGAAGCGCACCGGCTCTTTTCCCGAGCCGTGCAGCAGGACCTTCTGCGCCTTTTCGGGCAGCTCGGCGAAGGGGGTGTTGATGTCGAACTCGTAGTGGTCCGCCAGGATCTCCAGCAGCTGGTGGTAGTAGACCCCGGTGCGCGTCTCCCAGGGGACGACGGCCCCCTCGCGCAGGGAGAGGCCGGGGTTGGGGACGACCTGGTCGGGGTCGAAGTACATGCGGGTCCCGAGCCCGGAGCAGTCCGCGCAGGCGCCGTAGGGGCTGTTGAAGGAAAACATGCGCGGCGCGATCTCCGGGTAGGAGACCCCGCACTCGATGCAGGCGTGCTGCTCTGAAAAGAGCCGGCTCTCGCCGCCGACCTCCTCCACCCGGACGAGGCCCTCGGCCAGGCCCAGGGCGGTCTCCAGGGAGTCGGCGAGGCGGCCCGCGATCCCCTCCTTGACCACGACCCGGTCGACCACCACCTCGACCGTGTGCTTCTTCTTCTTGTCCAGCGCGATCGGCTCGGACAACTCGCGCATCTCGCCGTCGATGCGCACCCGCACATAGCCGTCGGCCTGCAGCTGCTTCAGCTCCTTGCGGTACTCCCCCTTGCGCCCGCGCACGACCGGCGCGAGGATAAGCAGGCGGGTCTTCTCGGGCATCTCCAGGATGCGGTCGGTCATCTGCTCAACGGTCTGGGAGGAGATCTCCTTGCCGCACTTGTGGCAGTGGACCCGGCCGACCCGGGCGAAGAGCAGGCGCAGGTAATCGTAGATTTCGGTGACCGTGCCGACGGTGGAGCGGGGGTTCTTGCTGGTGGTCTTCTGCTCGATGGAGATGGCCGGGGAGAGGCCCTCGATTGAGTCCACGTCGGGCTTTTCCATCTGCGACAGGAACTGGCGGGCGTAGGCGGAGAGGCTCTCCACGTAGCGCCGCTGGCCCTCGGCGTAGATCGTGTCGAAGGCCAGGGTGCTCTTGCCCGAACCGGAGACCCCGGTGATCACCACCAGCTTCTCCCGGGGGATCTCGACGTCGATCCCCTTCAGGTTGTGCTCGCGGGCGCCCTTGATGACGATTTTATCGGCCATTGGCAAATCCGTGACTCGTGAACCGTGATCGGTTATCCGGGGAAAGGAAAAAAAGACTCAAAAGATTCCAAAGGCGCCTCACGCAAAGGCCGCATAGGACGCGAAGGCCCCCCCGTGTCTCCGCGCCCCTGTGGCTAGAGGTTCTCCGCCATCCGCTCCGCGGTGCGGACCGCCGCCACCAGGCTCTTCTCGCTGGCCTCGCCGCTGCCGGCGATGTCGTAGGCGGTGCCGTGGTCGACGGAGGTGCGCACGATGGGCAGGCCGAGGGTGACGTTGACCCCGTCCTCGAAGTGGAGGAGCTTGAGGGGGATCAGCCCCTGGTCGTGGTACATGCAGACGACGGCGTCGTAGGCGCCGGCGGCGGCGAAGTGGAACAGGGTGTCGGCGCTGTGCGGCCCGCCGGCGTCGATCCCCTCGGCCCGGGCGGCCTCGATGGCCGGGACGATGAGGCGCTCCTCCTCGTCGCCAAAGTGCCCCCCCTCGCCGGCGTGGGGATTGAGGGCCAGCACCGCGATGCGCGGCCGTTCCAGGCCGTAGAAGCGCCGGAAAGAGGCGTCGGTGATACGGACCGTCTCCAGGATCTCCGCCGTGCTCAGCGCCTCCGGAACGTCCCGCAGGCCGATGTGGGTCGTCACCAGGCAGACCTTGAGGCGCTCGCCGCCGAGCATCATGACCACCTTCTCCACGCCGCAGCGGGCGGCGAGCAGCTCGGTGTGGCCGGGAAAGTCGCAGCCGGCCGCCTTGACCGCCGCCTTGTTGATCGGCGCGGTGACCATCGCCGCGGCCTCGCCGGAGAGGCAGCGGGCGCAGGCCCACTCGATGTAGTCGAGCATGGCCCGGCCGCAGGCATTATCGGGGCGGCCGTAACGCAGCTCCTGCGCGGGCAGGTCGGACAGAGCCCGCACGGCGAGGGTCCGCCCGCCGTGGTGCAGGCGATGGGTGGCCAGCCCCGCGGCGGGAAAGACCTCCGCGTCCGCCCCGAGAACCGCGGCCGCCCGAACCATCACGCCGACGTCGCCGGCCACCAGCAGCGGCCGGGAGAGGCCGTCCAGCTCACCGGAAAAAAGAGCCTTGAGGATGATCTCGGGGCCGACCCCGGTGGGGTCGCCCATGGTGATGATGAACGGATGATTCACGGTGTCTCCTCCCGAATCACACAATAGTTCAATATAGTTCATCGTGTCCGCCGGAGACAACGGAAAATGAAAGATCCCCCCTTGGCCTCTCGGCAGGGGTGAAAAGGGACGGGAGGTGTCGTGCCGTTCGGTGGAAGGGTGGGCCTAGAAGCGCCGGTCGAAGCCGTCCGCGGCCGCGGCCGCCGGGAGGGGGCGGCTGAAGAGGAAACCCTGGGCCATTGCGCAGCCCCGCTCCTGAAGAAAGCGCTTCTGCTCCTCCGTTTCCACCCCCTCGGCGACGACCTCCAGATTCATGCTCTGGGCCAGGGCGATGACCGAGGCGGCGATGGCGGCATCGTCGGGATCGGTGGTGATGTCGCGCACGAAGGAGCGGTCGATCTTGAGCTTGGAGATGGGAAAGCGCTTCAGGTAGCTGAGGGAGGAGTAGCCGGTGCCGAAGTCGTCGATGGCGAGGTGCACCCCTCGCCCCTTGAGGTCGTTCAGGGTGCCGATGGTCGCCGCGACGTCCTTCATGACAATGCTTTCGGTGATCTCCAGCTCCAGCCAGCGGGGGTCGAGTCCCGTCTCCTCCAGCACCCGGTCGACCAGGGCGACAAAACCGGGCTTTTTGAACTGGCGACCGGAAATGTTGACCGCCATCCGCAGGGGCGGGTTGCCCCCCTTCTGCCAGGCCCTGTTCTGGGTACAGGCCCTTTGCAGGACCCACTGGCCGATGGGGACGATCAGCCCGGTCTCCTCGGCCAGGGGGATGAAGTCGGCGGGAGAGACCATGCCCCGTTCCGGGTGGTGCCAGCGCAGCAGGGCCTCCATGCCGACGATCCGGCCGGTCTCCAGGTCGACCTGGGGCTGGTAGTAGAGTTCGAACTGCTCCTGCTCCAGGGCCCGGCGCAGGTCGCCTTCGAGAAGAAGCAGCTCCTGGGATCGGGCGTTCATGTCGGGCGAGTAGAATTTGAAATTGTCACGCCCCTGATCCTTGGCCTGGTACATGGCGACGTCGGCGCACTTCATGAGGCTTTCCACGTCCTGGCCGTGGTCGGGAAAGAGGCTGATGCCGATGCTGGTGGTGACGTAGAGCTGGTAATTGCCGACCGGGATATCCTGTTCCAGGCTGCGGAGGATTCTCCGGGCCACCGCTGCCACCGGGCAGAGGCCCTCGAACTCCTCCAGGACCACCAGGAACTCGTCCCCCCCCAGCCTGGCCACGGTATCGGTCTCGCGCACGCACTCCTGCAGCCGCCTGGCCACCTGCTGCAGCAACCGGTCGCCGATCTCGTGCCCCAGGGAGTCGTTGATATTCTTGAAGCGGTCGAGGTCGAGAAAGAGGAGCGCCACCTGGTTTGTCGAGCGGCGCGCCTTGGCCATCGCCTGGCCGAGACGGTCCTGGAAGAGGAGGCGGTTGGGGAGGTCGGTCAGGGGATCGTGGTAGGCGAGGTACTCGAGCCGCTTTTCGTTCTCGCTCAGTTTCTCCTCGACCTGGAGCCGATCGGTGATCTCCCGGGAAGCTTCGATGATCCCTTTCAGGGTGCCGTCCTCGTTCCACAGGGGCGAGGCGGAGAGCTCGAAGATGCGTCTTTCGCCGTCGCCGACGTGGTGCTGATGGAGCGCCCTGGCCGGCTCCCCTGTCCTGCGCACTTCGTCGAGGAGGCAGGGATGCTCGGAGCGATGGGAAACCTGGTGGCACTTCAACCCTTCGCCCGGTCCCACCGAGGCGGAAGCCATGGCCCGGGCCGCCCGGTTCATCATCAGGACGTCATGGTCCAGCCCGATGACCATGATCGGGTCGACCACCCCGTCGATGACCGACTGCAGAAAGGCACGCTCCCGGCGGAGTTCCGAAAAGAGCTGGGCGTTCAGCAGCGCCTGGGCCAGGCGCGGAACCATGAGAACCAGGAGCTGGCGGACGTCTTCGGGGATCCCGTCCACCTCCGTGGAACCGCAGTTGAGGGTGCCGAGACACCGGTTCTCGACGTTCAGGGGGAGCAGAAAATCCGATTTCAGCCCCGCCTCGAGCAGCTTGCGGTCAACGGCGAAGATCTTCTCCTCTCTGGCGATATCGGGCCGGTAACGAAGGGCCCGTTCCCGAATCACCTCCCAGAGGACCGTATCCCCTGCCGGGATCAGGTGCCCCTTCGGCATCTCCCCCAGGTCGGAACTGGCGTCGTAAATCCGCAATGCCTGGCGGGTTCCGTCCTGCAGGGCGATGGACACCCTCGGAATCCGCAGCCGCTCGGCAACAAAAACGATGGCCTGAGAGGCAACGCGACCCAGGTCCAGGTGGGAGATCTCGTTTTCAAAGTCGGCCAGGTTCTGCAAAACCCGTGCTTTGCCGCTCAGCTGCCGCTCGGCCTCGTTGCGGGCGGTGACGTCGCGGCTTATGGCGACCGCCCCTTCGGTTTTTCCGTCGGAGCCCTGCAGGGGAGAGTACGTCACCTGGAGATGCCGCTCCCCGAGACCGGGAAAGGCCCGGGCGATCTCGAACTGCACCGTCTCCCCCCCCAGGCACCGTTCGAGCCGGGGCCCGATGTCGGCCGCATAGAGTTCCTCGCCGAGGATTTCCTCAACCGGGCGGCCGAGAACCTCGCTCCGCTTCTGGCCGTAGTATTCGAGATAGGCACTGTTGACGACCTGGTAGGTGTGCCGGGGGCTGACCACCGCGATCAGATCCCGGGAACTCTCGACCGCCTTCTGGTAGTCGCGCAGAAAATCGGTCTTCTCGGCCACCTGCGCCTCGAGCAGGGCGTTGCTGGAGCGCAAGCGGTCCTCGGCCCGCTTGATCCGCAGCATGGTCTTGAGCCGGGCGGCCAGTTCGACGTTGTCGATCGGCCGGGAGATGAAGTCGTCGGCACCCGCCTCGAGCCCCTGGGCCCGGAGCTCGGAGGTGGAGCGGTGGGCGGTGAGGAGGATCACCGGCACCGTGGACGTTTCCGCGCCCCCCTTGAGCCGCCGGCACAGCTCGATGCCGTCCATCTCCGGCATCTGCATGTCGAGCAGGGCGCCGTCGAGGGGATGGCGGCCAGCCAGGCTCAAACCTTCCCGGGCGCCGCTGGCGGTCAACACCCGGCACGCGGGCAGCTCCTGGCCGATCACCTGCTGCAGAACGAACAGGTTGTCCGGGTTGTCATCGACCAGCAGCAGGGTGGGGGAATATTCAGCCGTCATGGTAATTGCCGGTCATGGGGTGGAGAGGCGCATCGAAACGGCGGTTCCCGGCGTCCGGGGCCTCAGGCAGCCTCTCGAGGGGCAGGGAGAAGATCGCCCGGGTTCCCTCCCCCGGCCCGCTCTCCAGCCAGATCCTCCCCCCGTGGGCCTCGACGATGCTCCTGGCGACGGTCAGCCCGAGGCCGAGCCCCCCGACCGCGGTGCTCGAGGCGTCGGCCCGGTAGAACTTGTCAAAGGCCCGATCGGCCTGCTCCGGGCTCATCCCGATCCCCTCGTCCTCGATCGAAACGCGGTACGCATCGCCCGCCGCCGCCCCCACGATCCGGACCTGGCCGGCGCCGGGGGAGTACTTGACCGCGTTGTCCAGGAGACTCTCCAGGACCTGCACCATCTTTTGCCGGTCCACCTCGAGCCTCCGATCCGCCTCCGGAAGGGAGATTTCCAGCTTTTTGCCGCAGAGCTGCGGGCGGAAACCTTCGACCGCTGCGGCAATAGTCTCGCCAATGGAACAGGGGGCCTTCTCGAGTGGGATCTGGCGGCCGGTTTCGATGCGCCCCACGTCGAGAAGTTCATCGACGATCCTCTCCAGGGCCTCGGTCTTCTCGAAAATGACCTCCAGAAATTCCCGCTGCTGTTGAGCGTCGAAGTCTTCGCCGCTCAGCAGCAGCTCGGCAAAGCCCATGACGGCGGTCAGGGGGGTGCGCAGCTCGTGGGCGGCGGTGGAGAGAAACTCTCGCTTGATCCGCTCGATCTCCCGCTCCCGGGTCATGTCCCGGAGGATGGTGATCGTCCCCCCCCGCTCCCCCGGCCCTTCGGCTGAAACAAAGGTCCGCACCTGGATGGTCCGAAGCGTCCCGGAACCGGGATCGGCCCATTCCATGTCCTCGGAGACCCGGCTTTTTGCATCGGCCAGAACGACGGAGAAATGATCCCGAAGGGGCCGAAAAAAGATGGCCTTGTCAACGGGCTGCATGAAGGCCGCCTCCAGGCGCAGGTCGAGGAGATCTTCCGCAAATCGGTTCATGAGGATAATGCGGTTGTCCCCGTCGGTGACGATAATGCCGTCCGCCACCGATTTGAGGAGGGCGTCGATGCGGCCCCTGGCCGCCTCGGTCTCGAGCAGGGCTTTCGTCTTCCCCTCTTCGGCCTCCCTTCGGGCGGTGATGTCCTGGCCGATGGAAACGACGCCCATGGGGCCCCCGGTGTCATCGAGGAGAACCCGGCAGTTCCAGGCGATTATCTTGATCGCCCCGTCTTTGCATCTTATGGGGGTTTCGAACCCTTCCACAGTGCCACCGTTGCGGAGGAGAGCGCCCAGCTTTTCCTGGAGTTCGCTTCGATAGGTCTCATCGGGATAGAGCAGGCCCCAGATGTGGGATCCGCCGACGACCTCCTCCGAGAGGTAACCACTGATATTCTCGGCGGCCTTGTTCCAGATCGCCACATGACCGTCCTCGTCCAGAACGTCCATCCAGATATGGGCATTGTCGACAATACCCTTCTGGAACTGACTCAAGCGATGGATCTTCTTCTCGGCGGCCCGGTGCTCGGTCACGTCCCGGATCACCGCGACGACGCCCTCGACCCGCCCCCCTTCGCCCCGCATGGGGGTGGAACGGACCTGCTGCTGCCTGGTCCCCCGCTGCGGGTAGTCGAGGAGCAGGTCGAACTCGACCGTTTCCCCGGCCAGGGTGCGGTCGAGGCGGGGGCGAAGGGTCGCTTCGAAGGCCTCCGCGCCCAGCACTTCCGAAACCGGCCGCCCCAGGACCTGCTCCCTTTGAAGGCCGTTGTAGTCGAGGGCCGCCTGGTTGAAAAGGAGGAATTCGTAGCGGGGGCTAACAACCGTAACCAGGTCATTGGTGCTCTCGACCGCCTTCTCGTAGAGACGCAGGGCGGCCGTCTTCTCGGCCACCCGCCTCTCCAGGCCGGCATTGGCCCTGCGCAGCTGCTCCTCGGCCCGCCTGACCCGGAGCATGACCTTGATCCGGGCGACCAGTTCGAGGTTGTCGATGGGGCGGGAGATGAAGTCGTCGGCCCCCGCCTCCAGCCCCCTGGCCTTGAGCTCGGAGCTGGCGCGGTTGGCGGTGATGAGGACCACGGGCATGCTCGCCGTCGCCGGCTCGGCCTTGAGCCGGCGACACATCTCGATGCCGTCCATCCCCGGCATCTGCACGTCGAGCAGGGCCCCGTCGAGGGAGACCGATGCGGCCAGGGCCAGCCCCTCGCCGCCGGAAGCGGCCGTGATCACCCGGCAGCCCGGAAGGTGCCGCGCGATCACCTGCTCCAGGACAAAGAGGTTGTCCGGGGTGTCATCCACCACCAGGAGGGTCTGTTCGTCGCCGATGATAGCCATCTACCCTCCTTCCGCCGGCAGGGGCGCCCATCTGTCAAGGATGCTCTCCAGGGCGTCCCGCTCCAGGGGCTTGGAAAGGTAGTCATCACAGCCGGCGGCCAGCAGAGTTTCCCGGTCGCCGCGCATCGCCCGGGCGGTCAACGCAACGACGGGGATTCCCTTCAGGGCCGGGTCGGACTTGATTCTCCGGGTGGCATCGATGCCGTTGAGCCCGGGGAGGTGAATGTCCATGAGGATCAGGGACGGGGCGACCTCCCTCGCCATCTCGAGGGCCCGGGCGCCATCGGGGGTGGAGGTGCAGACCCGGCCCATCTCCCGGAGAATCGCCTCCACGGTCAAGCGGTTGTCCGGGTTGTCCTCCACCACCAGGACCGGTCCCCGCCCCCCTCCTGCGGGCCGGGACGGGTCGACGGCCGGCGGCTCGGCCGGGGTCTGCTCCCTCGATTCTCTCAGGGTCTCCTTCACACGCGCGATGAGCTGCTCCCGGTCGAGGCTTCCCTTCTGGATGAGCTGCTGGACATTGTTGTGACTCAGGCGGGCCCGGTCCTCCGCGGTGAGTTCCTTGGCGGTGAGGACCAGCACCGGCAGGGTGGCGGTCCGCGGGGTGGAGCGGACCCGCTCCAGCACCTCGAACCCGTCCACGCCGGGCATCATCAGGTCGAGGACGATCAGGTCGGGCACGTCCGTGCGGACCAGCGCCAGGCCCTCCTCTCCCCCGGCGGCGGCCTTGACCGCATACCCCGCCTCCTCAAGGACCGAGCGGATCTGCAGGGTCGCCACGGGGTTGTCCTCCACCACAAGGACCAGGGGCTTCTCCCTGCCGGGCCCTGACGGCCCGGGAGAAAGAAGCCCGGCTGCGGGGATCTTTTCCTGTGCAGGGGAGAGCGCCCGGGCCGGTTCCGGGCGGACCGATCCTTCGGACCTGACAGAGGATGCTTCGGGGATCGGAAGCGAGAGAGTGAAGAGGCTCCCCTGCCCCACCTCGCTCCGGACCGCGATGTCCCCCCCGAGCAGCCGGGCCAGCTTGCGGCAGATGGCCAGGCCCAGCCCCGTCCCCTCGTGCCTGCGGGTGGTCGAGCCGTCCACCTGCCGGAACTCGTCGAAGATGTGCTCCAGGTCGGCCGGGGAGATTCCCGTCCCGGTATCCCGCACCAGGAAGGAAACCCGGCCGGCGGCGGCCGAAACCCGGACGCTCACCTCGCCCCGCTCGGTGAACTTCACCGCGTTGGACAACAGGTTCAACAGGATCTGCCGCACCCGGTCCTGGTCCGAGCGAATCAGGGAGAGGTCGCCCGTTTCCAGCGTCAGCTCCAGGCCCTTTTTCGCGCAGAGGGGGCGCACCGTTTCGGCCACATCGAGAACGACCTGGCGGGGTTCGAACTCGGACAGGAGAAGGTCCATCCGGCCGGCTTCGATTTTGGAGAGGTCGAGGATATCGTTGATCAGGTTCAGCAGGTGGCGGCCGTTGCGCTCGATGACCTGCAGGAACTCGGTCTCCTGCTCGGGGGAGGTCCCCACCCCGCGGCTTAGCATCAGCTGCGAGAGGGCCAGGACGCTGTTGAGCGGGGTGCGCAACTCGTGGCTCATGTTGGAGAGGAATTCGGTCTTGAGCCGGTCGGCCTCCTCGACCCGGGCGCGCTGGGCCTCCATTTCGACCGCCTGACTCGTCAGCTCTTCGGCCTGGCCCTGAAGCTCTTCGGCCTGGCTCTGCAACTCCTCGTTCATGGTGGCCAGTTCCTCGTTCTTCTCCTGCAGGTCACTGGCCAGCTTCTCCGTCTCGGCGTGAACAAGGGCGTTGCTGACGGCGGTGGCCAGCTGGGGCCGGGTCATCTCCACGACCTCCAGCTGCTCGGCGGTCACCGGGTAGAGGCTGGCCAGGGCCACCACCCCGATGGACCGGCCCTGGAAAACGAGGGGGATGTTGACGATGCAGTTGGGCAGACCCTCGCCCGCCACGGTGGTGACGGTAAAACGGGTCCCCGGGGGGATCTCCCGCAGCACTTCGACCGTCTGGCGCTGCGCGGCGAGCCCCGGGCCCTGGCCCATGGCGATCTCGGCGGGCAGGCCGGTGCCAGGGGCCAGCCCCTTGGCCTTCGCCAGCCGCAGGGTGTCGGGGGTCCCGGCGTCGCGGAGGTATACGGCCCCGACCTGGCTGCGGGTCGCGTCCATGACCTTGTCCAGCCCCTGTTCCAGAAGCGCGTCGAGGGTGGCGACCGAGGCGAGGACCGAGGCCACAGTCAGGGCGCCCTGCTGCACCCTTTGCCGGGCCTCCAGGGACTCGGCGGCCTCCTGCAGCTGCCCGCTCCGCTGCTCCAGGCCGCCCATGGTCTCCTGAAGGGTGCCGGCCATGGCGTCGAAGGCTTCGGAGAGGACCCCGATCTCGTCCCTGCGTTTCAGTCCGCAGCGGATGGAGAGGTCCCCTTTCGCCAGCCCCCCCGCCGCATTGGCCAGGACCTCGAGAGGCAGAACAAGGTTCCCCGCCATGAAGATGGTGACGATGACGACCAGGATGATGCCGAGCAGGACCAGGGTCATCGAGTGGATGATGTCTTCCTGCAGGGGTGCGAAAAGCTCTTCCCGGTCGATCTTGACGACCATCCCCCAGCCCCAGTCGGTACCGACCGGGATATGGCGGTATGCGGCCAGCACCTCGACTCCCCGGTAGTCCTTGGCCTCGATGACCCCGTCCTCCCCCCGGGCCGCCCGCACCGCCGGCTCGGCATCGATACGATGGGCCAGGGGCCTGGCGGAACTTCCGTCGGGCAGGTGGTACTTGAGAGCGGTGACGACACGGCGCTTCCCGTCGACCAGCAGGGCCTCGCCGCTCTCACCCAGCCCGTCGCCGGTGTGGAGCATGGCGGTCAGGCTGGCGTCGATTTCAGCCTCCAGCACGACCACGGCCCCGGCCGTCCCCCCCGGGGCCGTGACCACGTGGCTGAAACAGAGGTCGGAGCAAAGGTCGTCGCCGCCGGGATCGAGGTGGGGGGCCCCCAGGTAATCGTCCCCGGAGCGAAGGGCCCCGGCAAACTCGGCCGAGGAGGCGATGTTCTCCCCGAGCCGGGCGGGATCGGTGGAGAAAAGAAGGGTTCCGCTTTGCGCGTCGGCGATCTCGATGGAGGCGTAGTCGCCCCGCTCCGTCTTGACGCTCTGCAGATACCTGTCGAGAAACGCGTAGCCCGTCGACCCGGTCGCCTGGCGCCACAGCTCCGCTCCCGTCTCTCCGGC
This genomic window from Desulfuromonas sp. contains:
- the uvrA gene encoding excinuclease ABC subunit UvrA; amino-acid sequence: MADKIVIKGAREHNLKGIDVEIPREKLVVITGVSGSGKSTLAFDTIYAEGQRRYVESLSAYARQFLSQMEKPDVDSIEGLSPAISIEQKTTSKNPRSTVGTVTEIYDYLRLLFARVGRVHCHKCGKEISSQTVEQMTDRILEMPEKTRLLILAPVVRGRKGEYRKELKQLQADGYVRVRIDGEMRELSEPIALDKKKKHTVEVVVDRVVVKEGIAGRLADSLETALGLAEGLVRVEEVGGESRLFSEQHACIECGVSYPEIAPRMFSFNSPYGACADCSGLGTRMYFDPDQVVPNPGLSLREGAVVPWETRTGVYYHQLLEILADHYEFDINTPFAELPEKAQKVLLHGSGKEPVRFWFDQGGRRHFYTKPFEGVIPNLERRYRETDSENVRENLERFMNVMPCPSCDGARLRRESLCVRVGEKSISEVCALSVTEAEGFFAGLELAEREAEIGRRVLKEIRQRLSFLVHVGLDYLSLSRSAGTLSGGEGQRIRLATQVGSSLVGVLYILDEPSIGLHQRDNRRLLETLKRLRDIGNTVLVVEHDEETILEADYVLDMGPGAGLKGGRVVAQGTPKQIMEDPASLTGRYLTGELSIEVPQERRRSERFLEVRGARENNLRGIDVKIPLGVMTCVTGVSGSGKSTLVLDTLYKALSQRLYRSRNKAGRVDDILGLDMLDKVIDIDQSPIGRTPRSNPATYTGVFTDVRDLFAGLPDAKVRGFKPGRFSFNVKGGRCEACQGDGILKIEMHFLPDVFVTCEVCKGSRYNRETLEVRYKGKNIAEVLDMTANQAARFLENIP
- the pdxA gene encoding 4-hydroxythreonine-4-phosphate dehydrogenase PdxA, encoding MNHPFIITMGDPTGVGPEIILKALFSGELDGLSRPLLVAGDVGVMVRAAAVLGADAEVFPAAGLATHRLHHGGRTLAVRALSDLPAQELRYGRPDNACGRAMLDYIEWACARCLSGEAAAMVTAPINKAAVKAAGCDFPGHTELLAARCGVEKVVMMLGGERLKVCLVTTHIGLRDVPEALSTAEILETVRITDASFRRFYGLERPRIAVLALNPHAGEGGHFGDEEERLIVPAIEAARAEGIDAGGPHSADTLFHFAAAGAYDAVVCMYHDQGLIPLKLLHFEDGVNVTLGLPIVRTSVDHGTAYDIAGSGEASEKSLVAAVRTAERMAENL
- a CDS encoding EAL domain-containing protein, encoding MTAEYSPTLLLVDDNPDNLFVLQQVIGQELPACRVLTASGAREGLSLAGRHPLDGALLDMQMPEMDGIELCRRLKGGAETSTVPVILLTAHRSTSELRAQGLEAGADDFISRPIDNVELAARLKTMLRIKRAEDRLRSSNALLEAQVAEKTDFLRDYQKAVESSRDLIAVVSPRHTYQVVNSAYLEYYGQKRSEVLGRPVEEILGEELYAADIGPRLERCLGGETVQFEIARAFPGLGERHLQVTYSPLQGSDGKTEGAVAISRDVTARNEAERQLSGKARVLQNLADFENEISHLDLGRVASQAIVFVAERLRIPRVSIALQDGTRQALRIYDASSDLGEMPKGHLIPAGDTVLWEVIRERALRYRPDIAREEKIFAVDRKLLEAGLKSDFLLPLNVENRCLGTLNCGSTEVDGIPEDVRQLLVLMVPRLAQALLNAQLFSELRRERAFLQSVIDGVVDPIMVIGLDHDVLMMNRAARAMASASVGPGEGLKCHQVSHRSEHPCLLDEVRRTGEPARALHQHHVGDGERRIFELSASPLWNEDGTLKGIIEASREITDRLQVEEKLSENEKRLEYLAYHDPLTDLPNRLLFQDRLGQAMAKARRSTNQVALLFLDLDRFKNINDSLGHEIGDRLLQQVARRLQECVRETDTVARLGGDEFLVVLEEFEGLCPVAAVARRILRSLEQDIPVGNYQLYVTTSIGISLFPDHGQDVESLMKCADVAMYQAKDQGRDNFKFYSPDMNARSQELLLLEGDLRRALEQEQFELYYQPQVDLETGRIVGMEALLRWHHPERGMVSPADFIPLAEETGLIVPIGQWVLQRACTQNRAWQKGGNPPLRMAVNISGRQFKKPGFVALVDRVLEETGLDPRWLELEITESIVMKDVAATIGTLNDLKGRGVHLAIDDFGTGYSSLSYLKRFPISKLKIDRSFVRDITTDPDDAAIAASVIALAQSMNLEVVAEGVETEEQKRFLQERGCAMAQGFLFSRPLPAAAAADGFDRRF
- a CDS encoding PAS domain S-box protein, with translation MAIIGDEQTLLVVDDTPDNLFVLEQVIARHLPGCRVITAASGGEGLALAASVSLDGALLDVQMPGMDGIEMCRRLKAEPATASMPVVLITANRASSELKARGLEAGADDFISRPIDNLELVARIKVMLRVRRAEEQLRRANAGLERRVAEKTAALRLYEKAVESTNDLVTVVSPRYEFLLFNQAALDYNGLQREQVLGRPVSEVLGAEAFEATLRPRLDRTLAGETVEFDLLLDYPQRGTRQQQVRSTPMRGEGGRVEGVVAVIRDVTEHRAAEKKIHRLSQFQKGIVDNAHIWMDVLDEDGHVAIWNKAAENISGYLSEEVVGGSHIWGLLYPDETYRSELQEKLGALLRNGGTVEGFETPIRCKDGAIKIIAWNCRVLLDDTGGPMGVVSIGQDITARREAEEGKTKALLETEAARGRIDALLKSVADGIIVTDGDNRIILMNRFAEDLLDLRLEAAFMQPVDKAIFFRPLRDHFSVVLADAKSRVSEDMEWADPGSGTLRTIQVRTFVSAEGPGERGGTITILRDMTREREIERIKREFLSTAAHELRTPLTAVMGFAELLLSGEDFDAQQQREFLEVIFEKTEALERIVDELLDVGRIETGRQIPLEKAPCSIGETIAAAVEGFRPQLCGKKLEISLPEADRRLEVDRQKMVQVLESLLDNAVKYSPGAGQVRIVGAAAGDAYRVSIEDEGIGMSPEQADRAFDKFYRADASSTAVGGLGLGLTVARSIVEAHGGRIWLESGPGEGTRAIFSLPLERLPEAPDAGNRRFDAPLHPMTGNYHDG